The Candidatus Ancaeobacter aquaticus genome contains the following window.
TAAAAGGCAATATATTCAGATTCAACCCCGCTATCAACTTTTGCCTTATATTGATTGTTATCAAAATCTACTTCTGTTATTGTAACGGTATGAAAATATCCACCACCAATAGTGGCAAGGTCGGTTCCTGCAGACCCAACACCGGTGAGACCACGTATCTTTATATTCCCGTCATTAACGAAGGATATATAAATACCCGCGGTGCTGTTGCTATCTACTAATTGGAACCCGCCGTAGATTCCTTCCCAGGGGGCTGTGATGTCCATTTTCATCTTAATTGTAATACCATTTGCATAAATAGACGTTAACGTAGTATTAAAAGCCCTATATACACTATCACCAGCGCTAGATGCAGTCAGTTTTCCTGCTCCATCATCTCCTACAAATGTCGGAGATCCGTTGCCAGTCGTCCAATTAGTGCCCCAATTGTCT
Protein-coding sequences here:
- a CDS encoding PEP-CTERM sorting domain-containing protein, which translates into the protein MKKLFILISMAVFVGITSPLYAITITEDFSSYGSGTIINGSGGDNWGTNWTTGNGSPTFVGDDGAGKLTASSAGDSVYRAFNTTLTSIYANGITIKMKMDITAPWEGIYGGFQLVDSNSTAGIYISFVNDGNIKIRGLTGVGSAGTDLATIGGGYFHTVTITEVDFDNNQYKAKVDSGVESEYIAFYAGVETVSDFQTLSLLQQNDIYYTSFDDISISNVPEPSTYALFGIGLLGFFGGWIRKKAVSCKH